A single region of the Cucumis melo cultivar AY chromosome 3, USDA_Cmelo_AY_1.0, whole genome shotgun sequence genome encodes:
- the LOC103485400 gene encoding probable carboxylesterase 18, producing the protein MASAGDAQSPNSSPPTLPWNRKLADLFTSFLFRRAFRSDFTVNRRLLGLLDRKVPPFTTRGVAASDMNIDSSSSDHLWIRVYNPLTFFNSDPLPVIVFFHGGGFVYGSADSPPIDTFCRDFAREIGAIVISVNYRLAPEHRFPSQFDDGFHVLKAMEEGVISETLPENADLRRCFIAGESAGGNIAHHVTVRAAEGELKRLKIVGMILIQPFLGGEERRDSEIRFGRGYGMTVEMADWFWKAWLPVGSNRDHPAANVVRSSISGVKLPPAVVVIGGLDLLRDRQKEYVEWLKKWGEEVRVVEYPNGTHGFIWKPDLPEYSMLMQDAPKQFANNFS; encoded by the coding sequence ATGGCTTCTGCTGGCGACGCACAATCTCCCAATTCCTCACCTCCCACCCTTCCATGGAACCGTAAGCTTGCCGATTTATTCACTTCCTTCCTTTTCCGACGAGCATTCCGATCAGATTTTACCGTCAACCGTCGTCTCCTCGGCCTTCTTGATCGTAAAGTACCTCCTTTCACCACTCGCGGTGTCGCTGCCTCTGACATGAACATCGATTCTTCCTCTTCCGACCACCTTTGGATTCGTGTTTATAATCCTCTCACATTCTTCAACTCCGATCCTTTGCCTGTTATCGTATTCTTCCACGGCGGCGGATTTGTGTACGGCTCTGCCGATTCTCCGCCCATCGACACATTCTGTCGCGATTTTGCTCGCGAAATCGGAGCGATTGTCATCTCTGTCAACTACCGCCTCGCACCGGAACACCGATTTCCGAGTCAATTCGACGACGGATTTCACGTTCTTAAAGCAATGGAGGAAGGAGTGATCTCCGAAACACTTCCTGAAAATGCCGACCTGAGGCGCTGTTTCATCGCCGGGGAAAGCGCCGGAGGAAACATAGCTCATCACGTGACGGTGAGAGCGGCGGAGGGTGAATTGAAGAGGCTTAAGATTGTAGGAATGATTTTGATTCAGCCATTTTTAGGAGGAGAAGAGCGAAGGGATTCAGAGATTCGATTTGGGAGAGGTTATGGAATGACCGTGGAAATGGCGGACTGGTTTTGGAAGGCGTGGTTGCCGGTGGGTTCAAACCGGGATCATCCGGCGGCTAACGTGGTTCGGTCGAGCATTTCGGGGGTGAAGCTTCCACCGGCGGTGGTGGTGATTGGGGGTTTGGATTTGTTAAGAGATAGGCAGAAAGAGTACGTAGAATGGTTGAAGAAATGGGGTGAAGAAGTTAGGGTGGTGGAGTATCCCAATGGAACCCATGGGTTTATTTGGAAACCGGATCTTCCGGAATATTCCATGCTGATGCAAGATGCCCCCAAACAATTCGCCAACAATTTTTCATAA
- the LOC103485403 gene encoding sucrose-phosphate synthase 4, translating into MAGGNEWLHGYLEAILDVGSNNRSKKQEGKNRIARFEDKQKKGKLFCPTKYFVEEVVYSFDESDLYKTWTKVIATRNSRDRNNRLENMCWRIWHLARKKKRIAWNDEQKLTNRRLEREQGRSDASDDLSGSSEGEKEQGDTNISESIKDSPNTNSDIQVWSDDEKSRNLYIVLISIHGLVRGENMELGRDSDTGGQVKYVVELARALANTKGVHRVDLLTRQISSPEVDYSYGEPVEMLSCPSDGTGSCGAYIIRIPCGPCDKYIQKESLWPYIPEFVDGALNHIANMARALGEQVAGGNPIWPYVIHGHYADAGEVAAHLSGALNVPMVLTGHSLGRNKFEQLLKQGRLSREDINATYNILRRIEAEELGLDAAEMVVTSTRQEIEEQWGLYDGFDLKLERKLRVRRQRGVSCLGRYMPRMVVVPPGMDFSNVTIQDSTEGDGDLKSLIGPDRAQSNRNIPPIWNEIMRFLTNPHKPMILALSRPDPKKNVTTLLKAFGECQALRELANLVLILGNRDDIEEMSTNSSSVLITVLKLLDKYDLYGQVAYPKHHKQSEVHQIYCLAAKTKGVFINPALVEPFGLTLIEAAAYGLPVVATKNGGPVDILKALHNGLLVDPHDQKAIADALLKLVADKNLWIECRKNSLKNIHRFSWTEHCKNYLSHIEYCRNRHPTTRHEIVPIPEEPMSDSLKDLEDLSLRFTIEGEFKFNGELDDAMRQKELVEAITKRMVSSNNNDSASHYPGRRQGLFVIATDCYNNNGEYTKSLRSTIKNVMQTGSTLGLGSIGYIFLTGSSLRETMEALKWCQVSLEEFDALVCNSGSELYYPWRDTAADTDYESHIEYRWPGENVRSTVTRLAKLEGGNEDDITEHVGLWSSRCCSYSVKSIANIRKTEDLHQRLRMRGFRCNIVYVRAASRLNVLPLYASRRQALRYLSIKWGIDLSKMVVFVGDKGDTDHEDLLAGLHKTVVLKGSVENGSEKLLHSESSFNKEGIATLSRDSPNISILEGSYGVHDLLAALNVAEIKSY; encoded by the exons atgGCAGGTGGGAATGAATGGCTGCATGGCTATTTGGAAGCAATTTTGGACGTAGGAAGCAACAACAGAAGCAAAAAACAAGAAGGAAAGAACAGAATTGCGAGGTTTGAAGACAAACAAAAGAAAGGGAAGCTGTTTTGTCCCACAAAATACTTTGTTGAAGAGGTTGTTTACAGCTTCGATGAGTCTGATCTCTACAAAACTTGGACCAAG GTGATTGCAACAAGGAATTCGCGTGATCGCAATAACAGACTAGAAAACATGTGTTGGCGCATTTGGCATCTAGCTCGCAAGAAGAAGCGG ATAGCTTGGAATGATGAACAAAAATTAACAAACCGACGATTGGAACGAGAACAAGGTCGGAGTGATGCTTCCGACGATCTCTCAGGAAGCTCAGAGGGAGAAAAGGAGCAAGGGGACACAAACATATCTGAGTCTATCAAAGATAGTCCTAATACTAACTCTGACATCCAAGTTTGGTCAGATGATGAAAAGTCTAGAAACCTTTATATTGTCTTAATCAG TATCCATGGACTGGTGCGAGGAGAAAACATGGAACTCGGACGAGATTCTGATACAGGTGGCCAG GTCAAATATGTGGTTGAACTTGCTCGAGCTTTAGCCAACACAAAAGGGGTGCACCGGGTTGATCTCCTAACTAGACAGATCTCCTCACCTGAGGTAGATTATAGTTACGGAGAGCCCGTAGAGATGTTGTCGTGCCCATCTGACGGAACTGGTAGCTGTGGTGCCTACATTATTCGTATTCCTTGTGGACCTTGTGATAA ATACATACAAAAAGAGTCCCTCTGGCCTTACATACCTGAATTTGTTGATGGAGCTTTAAACCACATTGCTAACATGGCAAGAGCTCTGGGTGAACAAGTTGCAGGAGGAAATCCAATTTGGCCTTATGTCATCCATGGTCACTATGCAGATGCAGGGGAGGTGGCTGCTCACTTGTCTGGGGCACTGAATGTGCCCATGGTGCTAACAGGACATTCTTTGGGTAGGAACAAGTTTGAACAATTGCTTAAACAAGGAAGGCTGTCAAGAGAGGATATCAATGCAACCTATAACATTTTGAGGAGAATTGAGGCAGAGGAGTTGGGGTTGGATGCTGCTGAGATGGTGGTTACTAGCACAAGGCAAGAGATAGAGGAGCAATGGGGACTGTACGACGGTTTTGATCTAAAGTTGGAGAGGAAGCTTAGGGTTCGAAGGCAGCGGGGAGTGAGTTGCCTTGGTAGATACATGCCTAGAATGGTG GTTGTACCTCCAGGCATGGATTTCAGCAATGTTACAATCCAAGATTCAACAGAAGGCGACGGAGACCTAAAATCATTGATTGGACCAGACAGAGCACAAAGCAATAGAAATATACCTCCAATCTGGAATGAG ATTATGCGGTTTCTAACAAATCCTCACAAGCCAATGATACTTGCATTATCTCGCCCTGACCCTAAGAAGAATGTCACCACATTGCTTAAGGCTTTTGGAGAATGTCAAGCCCTGAGGGAATTGGCCAACTTG GTTCTGATTCTTGGTAACAGAGATGATATTGAAGAAATGTCCACCAACAGCTCAAGTGTTTTGATAACTGTGCTTAAGCTTCTTGATAAGTATGATTTATACGGTCAAGTTGCTTACCCCAAGCACCATAAGCAATCTGAAGTTCACCAAATTTATTGTTTGGCAGCAAAAACAAAG GGAGTTTTCATCAACCCGGCTTTGGTCGAACCTTTTGGCCTCACCCTCATTGAG GCAGCTGCCTATGGCTTACCTGTTGTTGCCACAAAAAATGGAGGACCTGTGGATATCTTAAAG GCATTACACAATGGGCTTCTCGTTGATCCACATGATCAAAAGGCAATAGCGGATGCTCTTTTGAAGCTGGTTGCTGACAAAAACCTATGGATCGAGTGTCGTAAGAACAGCCTTAAAAACATACACCGATTTTCATGGACAGAACACTGTAAAAACTATCTATCTCACATTGAGTACTGTCGTAACCGCCATCCTACCACCCGCCATGAGATCGTGCCAATTCCAGAGGAACCCATGAGTGACTCCCTAAAGGATCTAGAAGATCTTTCATTAAGATTCACCATAGAAGGAGAATTCAAGTTTAATGGAGAGCTTGATGATGCAATGAGGCAGAAGGAACTTGTTGAAGCAATTACAAAAAGAATGGTTTCCTCTAATAACAATGATAGTGCAAGTCATTATCCAGGTAGAAGGCAAGGACTGTTTGTAATAGCCACAGATTGTTATAATAACAATGGAGAGTATACTAAAAGCTTGAGATCAACAATTAAGAACGTTATGCAAACTGGCTCAACCTTGGGTTTAGGTAGCATAGGATACATATTTTTAACAGGATCGAGCTTAAGAGAAACAATGGAGGCACTGAAATGGTGCCAGGTAAGCCTAGAAGAATTTGATGCATTGGTGTGTAATAGTGGAAGTGAGCTTTACTATCCCTGGCGAGATACAGCAGCTGATACGGATTATGAATCACACATCGAGTATAGATGGCCAGGAGAGAATGTCAGATCAACAGTGACTAGGCTTGCTAAGTTGGAAGGTGGGAACGAGGATGACATAACAGAACATGTAGGTCTATGGAGTTCAAGGTGCTGCTCCTACAGTGTGAAATCAATTGCCAAC ATTAGGAAGACTGAAGACCTTCATCAACGGCTGCGGATGAGAGGTTTCCGGTGCAATATCGTCTATGTACGAGCAGCATCAAGGTTAAATGTGTTACCATTATATGCATCAAGAAGGCAGGCACTAAG GTACCTTTCAATTAAGTGGGGAATTGATCTATCCAAAATGGTCGTGTTTGTTGGAGACAAAGGAGATACAGATCATGAGGACCTACTAGCTGGCCTCCACAAGAccgttgttttaaaaggttcTGTTGAGAATGGGAGTGAAAAACTTCTTCACAGTGAAAGCAGCTTTAACAAAGAAGGTATAGCCACACTCTCACGTGATAGCCCTAACATATCCATTTTAGAGGGCAGTTATGGCGTCCATGATCTTTTGGCAGCACTAAACGTAGCTGAGATCAAGAGCTACTAG